One segment of Oscillospiraceae bacterium MB08-C2-2 DNA contains the following:
- a CDS encoding ParA family protein: MYTVLPRIVVVTGHYGSGKTNVSINMAVELSKLGRRVVLADLDVVNPYFRSADWSGEAKKLGIELIAPAYASSNLDIPALTGRLGAALVSDKTVIIDVGGDDAGAYALGRYSADIVSQDYAMLYVVNGFRFLTRTPQEAVGLLDEIHGASRVPATHVVNCSNLAGETTAEDVLGSIPFAQAAADQAGLPLLGTAARRDIAADLAGKAAVFPVDIYVKTPW, encoded by the coding sequence TTGTATACTGTATTGCCCCGGATTGTCGTTGTAACCGGCCATTATGGCAGTGGAAAAACCAATGTTTCCATCAATATGGCAGTGGAGCTCAGTAAATTGGGGCGCCGGGTTGTTTTGGCGGATCTGGATGTCGTTAACCCATATTTTCGAAGCGCTGATTGGTCGGGTGAAGCTAAAAAGCTCGGCATTGAGTTAATTGCGCCTGCTTATGCCAGTTCGAATCTGGATATCCCGGCTCTGACAGGCCGGCTGGGTGCTGCGCTTGTTTCCGATAAAACAGTGATTATTGATGTTGGCGGAGATGATGCAGGGGCTTATGCCTTAGGGCGTTATTCGGCCGATATTGTATCCCAAGATTATGCCATGCTTTATGTAGTCAACGGCTTTCGATTTTTAACCCGTACCCCACAGGAGGCTGTAGGCCTGCTGGATGAGATTCACGGGGCATCTCGGGTTCCGGCTACCCATGTTGTAAATTGTTCAAACCTGGCAGGGGAGACAACCGCAGAAGATGTTTTGGGTTCGATTCCATTTGCGCAGGCGGCGGCTGATCAGGCTGGGCTTCCCTTATTGGGAACGGCTGCAAGAAGAGATATAGCGGCGGATTTGGCAGGTAAGGCCGCTGTTTTTCCTGTGGATATTTATGTTAAAACGCCTTGGTAA
- a CDS encoding 4Fe-4S binding protein, giving the protein MANKMTVNEDVCKGCGLCVSVCPKKIIFLDKQRLNAKGYNPATVIEMEKCIACAMCALMCPDSAITVEKE; this is encoded by the coding sequence ATGGCAAACAAAATGACAGTGAACGAGGATGTTTGCAAGGGCTGCGGCCTTTGTGTATCTGTCTGCCCGAAGAAGATCATTTTTCTGGACAAGCAGCGCCTCAATGCTAAGGGCTATAACCCGGCGACTGTGATCGAAATGGAAAAATGCATTGCCTGCGCAATGTGCGCACTTATGTGCCCGGACAGTGCCATTACTGTGGAAAAGGAGTGA
- a CDS encoding 3-methyl-2-oxobutanoate dehydrogenase subunit VorB: MGERVLMKGNEAMAEAAIQAGCRHFFGYPITPQTEVSAYMSKRMPKIGGVYLQAESEIAAINMVLGAAAAGVRTMTSSSSPGISLKTEGISYIAGSDLPCVILNIQRGGPGLGGIQPAQSDYYQATKAPGHGDLHVLVFAPATVQEMVNTIFTAFDLAEKYRMPAMILGDGLLGQMMEPVEFPEVKAVPSEKPWAACGHKNKREHNIVNSLFLQANELEAKINERFGRYAQVEANEVKAETYLTDDAELVIVAYGASSRIARSAVNSARSEGIKVGLIRPITLWPFPKKIINEIGLRCKNVLVVEMSMGQMVDDVRLAVECKVPVHFFGHTGGIIPTPAEVLAQIKAITGEAK, translated from the coding sequence ATGGGCGAGAGAGTTTTAATGAAAGGCAACGAGGCCATGGCGGAGGCCGCCATTCAGGCAGGATGCCGGCATTTTTTTGGTTATCCCATCACTCCCCAGACTGAAGTCAGTGCCTATATGTCCAAGCGTATGCCTAAAATCGGAGGCGTTTATCTTCAGGCGGAATCGGAAATTGCCGCTATTAACATGGTTTTGGGGGCGGCTGCAGCCGGTGTTCGGACGATGACCTCATCCTCTTCTCCCGGTATTTCCCTGAAAACGGAGGGGATCTCTTATATTGCGGGCAGTGATCTGCCCTGCGTAATCTTAAACATTCAGCGGGGCGGCCCGGGGCTTGGTGGCATTCAGCCTGCCCAATCGGATTATTACCAGGCAACCAAGGCTCCCGGACACGGTGATCTGCATGTCCTTGTGTTTGCTCCCGCCACTGTGCAGGAAATGGTCAATACGATTTTCACTGCCTTTGATCTGGCTGAAAAATACCGGATGCCTGCCATGATTTTGGGTGATGGTCTTTTGGGTCAGATGATGGAGCCGGTGGAATTCCCTGAGGTGAAAGCCGTTCCCTCTGAAAAGCCATGGGCCGCCTGTGGTCATAAAAACAAGCGGGAGCACAATATAGTCAACTCGCTGTTTTTGCAGGCCAATGAACTGGAGGCTAAAATTAACGAGCGCTTTGGCCGCTATGCTCAAGTGGAGGCCAATGAGGTTAAAGCTGAAACCTATCTTACCGACGATGCCGAGCTGGTTATCGTAGCTTACGGTGCGTCTTCCCGTATTGCCCGCAGTGCTGTTAATTCGGCTCGCAGTGAGGGCATCAAGGTGGGGCTAATTCGCCCCATTACCCTGTGGCCGTTCCCCAAGAAGATTATCAATGAGATCGGGCTGCGCTGCAAAAATGTTTTGGTTGTTGAAATGAGCATGGGGCAGATGGTGGACGATGTTCGCCTAGCTGTGGAATGCAAAGTGCCTGTGCATTTCTTTGGCCATACAGGCGGTATTATCCCCACACCAGCTGAGGTTCTTGCGCAAATCAAGGCAATCACAGGGGAGGCAAAATAA